A genomic segment from uncultured Marinifilum sp. encodes:
- a CDS encoding peptidylprolyl isomerase produces MKKLFYLLVLISFISCQQKLELGKKNRIVEIETEFGLMKVKLYDETPKHRDNFLKLAYADYFNGTLFHRVIDGFMIQGGDPDSKAAKTGQRLGEGGPGYQIDAEIRPELFHKRGVIAAAREGDDVNPEKKSAGSQFYLAQGTVYTKGALDTLVMKINSKLKSKIFNIKQKENAEAIMKLQAEGEIEKMTELVDKIQTQVDSLYEISKKTLSPEQINAYTSVGGIPHLDGNYTVFGELIDGMEIIDSIAKLEKDDFDRPLKDISMKIKIIQ; encoded by the coding sequence ATGAAAAAATTATTTTACCTACTTGTTTTAATTTCATTTATATCTTGTCAGCAAAAGCTTGAGTTGGGCAAAAAAAACCGAATTGTTGAGATAGAGACAGAATTTGGACTCATGAAAGTTAAACTGTACGATGAAACACCAAAACACAGAGATAACTTTTTAAAATTAGCTTACGCCGATTATTTTAATGGAACATTATTTCATAGGGTTATTGATGGTTTTATGATTCAAGGTGGAGATCCGGATTCGAAAGCTGCCAAAACTGGACAGAGATTGGGAGAAGGTGGTCCAGGATATCAGATTGACGCAGAAATTAGACCAGAATTATTTCATAAACGTGGTGTTATTGCAGCAGCTCGTGAAGGAGATGATGTAAATCCGGAAAAAAAATCGGCCGGATCGCAATTTTATCTGGCACAGGGAACTGTTTATACCAAAGGTGCTTTGGATACTCTTGTTATGAAAATTAATAGCAAATTAAAAAGTAAAATTTTTAATATCAAGCAAAAAGAGAATGCCGAAGCAATTATGAAATTACAGGCTGAGGGTGAAATTGAAAAGATGACTGAGCTGGTCGATAAAATTCAAACTCAGGTAGATTCATTATACGAAATTTCGAAAAAAACTTTATCTCCCGAACAAATTAACGCTTACACAAGTGTTGGTGGTATTCCTCATTTAGATGGAAATTACACTGTTTTTGGAGAGCTTATTGATGGTATGGAAATTATCGATAGTATTGCTAAACTTGAAAAAGACGATTTCGACAGACCTTTGAAAGATATATCAATGAAAATTAAAATAATACAATAA
- a CDS encoding peptidylprolyl isomerase, protein MNIRRHLILLLFVVFIGKSVYSQATNSIILIETNLGNMKFMLYKDTPKHRKNFLQLIENKHFDGTLFYRVIKGFVAQGGSQDSRNAPAGKMIGYGAANRSIESEFNPHYFHKKGALASPRQPDKVNIFKESDVSQFYIAHGKVFTNEELNAMEKEVNGPLRKKIVKRYLTKSKRAVLDSLKKAKKVEEFRAIAKKIKESIEFDYSSSREKLEFSEAQRKVYTTVGGVPHLDNNYTVFGEIISGLNVLEKIANLKTDSNDRPYTDVKMKVKILKY, encoded by the coding sequence ATGAATATTCGCAGACATTTAATTTTACTATTATTTGTTGTTTTTATTGGTAAAAGTGTTTATTCACAGGCTACCAATTCAATAATTTTAATAGAAACCAATCTCGGAAACATGAAGTTTATGCTGTATAAAGATACACCTAAGCATAGGAAAAACTTTCTTCAGCTAATAGAGAATAAACATTTCGATGGTACTTTATTTTACCGCGTTATTAAAGGTTTTGTAGCTCAGGGCGGATCGCAGGATTCACGAAATGCACCAGCTGGAAAAATGATTGGTTATGGTGCTGCGAATCGAAGTATTGAATCGGAATTTAATCCACATTATTTTCATAAAAAAGGAGCCTTAGCTTCTCCACGACAGCCCGATAAGGTTAATATATTTAAGGAATCGGATGTATCTCAATTTTACATAGCTCATGGTAAAGTTTTTACCAATGAGGAGTTAAATGCTATGGAAAAAGAGGTAAACGGACCTTTAAGAAAGAAAATTGTGAAAAGATATCTTACCAAAAGTAAGAGAGCAGTTCTCGATTCTTTAAAAAAAGCAAAGAAAGTGGAAGAGTTTCGGGCTATTGCTAAAAAAATAAAAGAATCAATAGAGTTTGATTACAGCAGCTCGCGCGAGAAATTAGAATTTTCTGAGGCACAACGAAAGGTATATACCACAGTTGGTGGGGTTCCTCACCTGGATAATAACTACACTGTTTTTGGAGAAATTATTAGCGGCTTAAATGTGCTCGAAAAAATTGCAAATCTAAAAACAGATTCTAACGATCGACCTTATACCGATGTAAAAATGAAAGTTAAAATCTTAAAGTATTAA
- the pheS gene encoding phenylalanine--tRNA ligase subunit alpha: MLDKINNLLEELNGFSATTIEEVEQFRIKHLSKKGSIASLFADFKTVANEEKKAVGKALNELKTVALDKVNALKDSFAGAEFGKSGLDLTLSGDPVKLGSRHPLSLVRNEITEIFSRLGFTISEGPEIEDDWHNFSSLNFPEEHPARDMQDTFFIEKNPDVILRTHTSSVQAHDMSEMELPIRCLTPGRVFRNEAISARAHCIFHQIECLYIDENVSFADLKQTLTYFAKEFFGEKTEIRLRPSYFPFTEPSAEVDVTCSLCGGKGCNVCKGTGWLEILGCGMVDPNVLELNGIDNKKYSGFALGMGIERITMLKYGINDLRLFFENDIRFLEQFTAGGF; this comes from the coding sequence ATGCTTGACAAAATAAATAATCTACTTGAAGAGCTGAACGGATTTTCGGCTACAACCATTGAAGAAGTTGAACAGTTCAGAATTAAGCACCTTAGTAAAAAAGGTAGTATTGCTTCGCTGTTTGCCGATTTTAAAACTGTTGCAAACGAAGAGAAAAAAGCTGTTGGTAAAGCTTTAAACGAACTTAAAACTGTTGCTTTAGATAAAGTAAATGCATTAAAAGATAGTTTTGCCGGAGCCGAGTTCGGAAAATCAGGATTAGATTTAACTTTGTCGGGCGATCCGGTTAAATTAGGTTCTCGTCATCCGCTTTCCTTGGTAAGAAACGAAATTACCGAAATTTTCTCTCGTTTAGGATTTACCATTTCCGAAGGACCAGAGATTGAAGACGATTGGCATAACTTTTCATCATTAAACTTTCCTGAAGAACATCCAGCGCGTGATATGCAGGATACTTTCTTTATTGAAAAAAATCCAGATGTAATTTTACGTACTCATACCTCTTCGGTACAAGCACACGATATGTCTGAAATGGAATTACCAATTCGTTGTTTAACACCTGGTAGGGTATTTCGTAACGAGGCTATTTCTGCTCGTGCTCATTGTATATTTCACCAAATTGAGTGTTTGTATATTGATGAAAATGTTTCCTTTGCAGATTTAAAGCAAACTCTTACTTATTTTGCAAAAGAGTTTTTTGGAGAGAAAACAGAGATTCGTTTGCGTCCATCATATTTCCCATTTACCGAGCCATCGGCCGAGGTTGATGTTACCTGTTCGCTTTGTGGCGGAAAAGGCTGTAATGTTTGTAAAGGAACTGGTTGGTTAGAGATTTTAGGTTGTGGTATGGTCGATCCAAATGTATTGGAATTGAATGGTATCGACAACAAAAAATATTCAGGATTTGCTTTAGGAATGGGAATCGAACGTATTACCATGTTAAAATATGGTATTAACGATTTACGTTTATTTTTCGAGAACGATATTCGTTTTCTTGAGCAGTTTACTGCAGGAGGATTCTAA
- a CDS encoding OsmC family protein, with protein sequence MKHKVEMNWLGNLAYEADMDGHKIITDATIELGGDNKGCSPKKLLLTSLAGCTGIDMALILKKMRVEVRDIKVSVEGELTQTKPSYYKNMHVVYEFFGTDLPTKKLERAVKLSEEEYCGVSALYKQVIPVTSEIIYHNE encoded by the coding sequence ATGAAACACAAGGTAGAAATGAACTGGCTGGGTAATTTAGCCTATGAAGCAGATATGGATGGTCATAAGATAATTACCGATGCAACTATAGAGCTTGGTGGTGATAACAAAGGATGTAGTCCTAAAAAACTATTACTAACCTCTTTGGCTGGATGCACTGGAATTGATATGGCATTAATTCTAAAAAAAATGAGAGTGGAAGTTCGGGATATAAAAGTAAGTGTAGAGGGAGAGTTAACTCAAACAAAACCTAGCTATTACAAAAACATGCACGTGGTTTATGAATTTTTTGGTACTGATTTACCTACAAAAAAACTTGAACGAGCCGTAAAATTGTCGGAAGAAGAATATTGCGGTGTAAGTGCTTTATACAAGCAAGTAATTCCTGTTACTTCGGAGATTATTTATCACAATGAATAA
- a CDS encoding Crp/Fnr family transcriptional regulator — protein sequence MKQNLVLPNCNQLADKFSERFHNLSTDDKNLLFWDEDVHFQKRGSSIYSEGDFAKGCYFLYSGILKVFKTGIEGKEQIIRFAKPGDLIGFRSVLSQERFCTSAKVLEDAVVSFIPGTVLTKLIQENSNFALELMRITCTELGEANDYITDIAQKTVRERLAEVLIHLEDSFGLNSEGRLNISLTREELANMVGTATESVIRLLSEFKSDKLIELNGRKIKILNSKALRKTGGLL from the coding sequence ATGAAGCAAAATTTAGTTCTTCCTAATTGTAATCAATTAGCCGACAAATTCAGCGAAAGGTTTCATAATCTTTCTACCGATGATAAAAATCTTCTGTTTTGGGACGAAGATGTACATTTTCAAAAAAGAGGAAGCTCAATCTATTCCGAGGGCGACTTTGCCAAAGGTTGTTACTTTTTATATTCGGGTATTTTAAAGGTTTTTAAGACAGGTATCGAAGGCAAAGAACAGATTATACGTTTTGCCAAGCCAGGCGATCTTATAGGCTTTCGTTCGGTATTAAGTCAGGAACGCTTTTGTACCTCGGCAAAAGTTCTCGAAGATGCAGTGGTGAGCTTTATTCCAGGAACAGTTTTAACTAAATTAATACAGGAAAACTCTAATTTTGCATTAGAGCTTATGCGCATTACTTGTACCGAATTGGGCGAAGCCAACGATTATATTACCGATATTGCTCAAAAAACGGTTCGCGAACGTTTGGCCGAAGTCTTAATTCATTTAGAAGATAGTTTTGGTTTGAATAGCGAAGGAAGGTTAAATATTTCACTAACAAGAGAGGAACTAGCCAATATGGTTGGCACGGCAACCGAATCGGTAATTCGATTGTTATCGGAGTTTAAATCGGATAAACTGATAGAATTAAATGGTAGAAAAATTAAAATATTAAATAGCAAAGCACTTCGAAAAACCGGTGGATTGCTGTAA
- the tssD gene encoding type VI secretion system tube protein TssD, with the protein MEVESPKNTHLYSWGASKFDMKYVKLVFTPVTLATKSRTIELYDTLCIAHHDYFHSEGKDPMVSVLRLSPAIIVQDGRTLVEKNWKVSDLSRQNVEATAAPVASEPQLVNYFITDSSGNELEEYNTGDKIILQIETENRIGDVLTINLEDKTHDFKYNNNILVNDTLTCVIGDDLEKIELEVIKQG; encoded by the coding sequence ATAGAAGTAGAAAGTCCCAAGAATACCCATTTGTATTCATGGGGAGCCAGCAAGTTCGATATGAAGTACGTTAAATTGGTATTCACTCCGGTAACCCTTGCCACCAAAAGTCGCACCATCGAGTTGTACGACACCCTTTGCATTGCACACCACGATTACTTTCACAGCGAAGGCAAAGATCCAATGGTTAGCGTACTTCGACTCTCCCCAGCCATCATCGTTCAAGACGGACGAACCCTGGTGGAGAAAAATTGGAAGGTGAGTGATTTGAGTCGACAGAATGTGGAGGCTACGGCGGCGCCTGTTGCGAGTGAGCCACAACTGGTAAATTATTTTATCACTGATAGTTCCGGAAATGAACTTGAAGAATACAATACTGGAGATAAAATCATTCTACAAATTGAAACAGAAAATAGAATTGGTGATGTGTTGACTATTAATTTAGAAGATAAAACACATGATTTTAAATACAATAACAACATTTTAGTTAACGATACTCTTACATGCGTTATTGGTGATGATTTAGAGAAGATCGAATTGGAAGTTATTAAACAGGGATAA
- a CDS encoding transposase → MISKDKDDKLIRIYFLVCEKFEELQFYCERFSNNSKPEFTDQEIMTIYLYCMHYEEHIKVKQIHRFASDWLRSWFPKLVGYKAFNNRLNKLSGAFARLVEILLSDYQPEDCCLDQSLLDSMPIITCSGKRSGKVATEITDKGFCSTKGIYYYGMKLHLLGFRRIGKLPHPEQILFTPASVNDVNVFKEAWSGIENRTFFGDKIYFINELNQNMLKHQNSQTLAPIKGVKGMPDIIKQRIKAADDLFSTAVSRIRQPVEAIFNWLIEKTDIQKASKVRSTKGLMIHTFGRLAAAFIALAL, encoded by the coding sequence ATGATTTCCAAGGATAAAGACGACAAGTTAATAAGAATTTACTTTTTGGTTTGCGAAAAGTTTGAAGAACTTCAATTTTATTGTGAAAGATTCAGTAATAACAGTAAACCTGAATTTACCGATCAAGAAATTATGACCATTTATTTATACTGTATGCACTATGAAGAGCATATAAAAGTAAAACAAATTCACCGTTTTGCTTCTGACTGGTTGAGATCATGGTTTCCAAAGTTAGTAGGCTATAAAGCCTTTAATAACAGACTTAATAAACTAAGTGGAGCTTTTGCCCGGTTAGTTGAAATACTTTTGTCAGACTATCAGCCGGAAGATTGTTGTCTGGATCAAAGTTTATTGGACTCAATGCCAATTATTACCTGTTCAGGCAAACGTTCTGGAAAAGTTGCAACAGAAATAACAGATAAAGGATTCTGCTCGACAAAAGGTATTTATTATTATGGTATGAAACTGCATTTATTGGGTTTCAGACGTATTGGTAAATTGCCACATCCTGAGCAAATACTATTTACTCCTGCTTCTGTTAATGATGTTAATGTTTTTAAAGAAGCATGGTCAGGTATTGAGAACAGAACATTTTTTGGCGATAAAATATACTTTATTAATGAGCTTAACCAGAATATGTTGAAACATCAAAACTCTCAGACTCTTGCTCCAATCAAAGGGGTAAAAGGAATGCCAGATATAATAAAACAGAGAATTAAAGCTGCTGATGATTTATTCTCAACGGCAGTATCCAGAATTAGGCAACCTGTTGAGGCAATATTCAATTGGTTAATTGAAAAAACAGATATTCAAAAAGCTAGTAAAGTCAGATCTACAAAAGGATTAATGATACATACTTTTGGCAGGTTAGCTGCTGCTTTCATTGCATTAGCACTTTAG
- the tssD gene encoding type VI secretion system tube protein TssD — MEVESPKNTHLYSWGASKFDMKYVKLVFTPVTLATKSRTIELYDTLCIAHHDYFHSEGKDPMVSVLRLSPAIIVQDGRTLVEKNWKVSDLSRQNVEATAAPVASEPQLVNYFITDSSGNELEEYNTGDKIILQIETENRIGDVLTINLEDKTHDFKYNGVVLENDTIQNYTINSNLEQIELEVTDQQN, encoded by the coding sequence ATAGAAGTAGAAAGTCCCAAGAATACCCATTTGTATTCATGGGGAGCCAGCAAGTTCGATATGAAGTACGTTAAATTGGTATTCACTCCGGTAACCCTTGCCACCAAAAGTCGCACCATCGAGTTGTACGACACCCTTTGCATTGCACACCACGATTACTTTCACAGCGAAGGCAAAGATCCAATGGTTAGCGTACTTCGACTCTCCCCAGCCATCATCGTTCAAGACGGACGAACCCTGGTGGAGAAAAATTGGAAGGTGAGTGATTTGAGTCGACAGAATGTGGAGGCTACGGCGGCGCCTGTTGCGAGTGAGCCACAACTGGTAAATTATTTTATCACTGATAGTTCCGGAAATGAACTTGAAGAATACAATACTGGAGATAAAATCATTCTACAAATTGAAACAGAAAATAGAATTGGTGATGTGTTGACTATTAATTTAGAAGATAAAACTCATGATTTCAAGTATAATGGAGTGGTTTTAGAAAATGATACTATTCAAAATTATACGATCAATAGTAATTTGGAGCAAATTGAACTTGAGGTAACCGATCAACAAAATTAA
- a CDS encoding ankyrin repeat domain-containing protein has protein sequence MKKSTLLYFIIVILILLSCGNKSNRSKYKRHDHNSLNYALMIMTTEPWNNSFDDVVEILERGADIEYIDSSKTAYTTPFLNASGAIKCLQDQDQCRPGEIDSMEMEAVKIVKYLAKKGANIHATTSGNHLNALHLAANGGREKMIPVLVDLGLDINSRNGDPDYGGTVLWHAINAGDLATVKAVVEAGADINLCLLDGNSPLDWAEAYANPKAKEALWLVPYRDQQAIAEYMKSIGARHGKNEFKGMLYFDKSKNSK, from the coding sequence ATGAAAAAAAGCACTTTATTATATTTTATTATAGTTATTTTGATACTCTTGTCATGCGGAAATAAGAGTAATAGAAGCAAATACAAAAGACACGATCATAATTCGTTGAATTATGCATTAATGATAATGACAACTGAACCTTGGAATAATTCTTTTGATGATGTTGTAGAAATTCTAGAAAGAGGAGCTGATATCGAATATATTGATTCCAGTAAAACGGCTTATACCACCCCCTTTCTAAACGCATCAGGAGCCATAAAATGCCTACAAGATCAAGATCAGTGTCGTCCTGGAGAAATCGATTCCATGGAAATGGAAGCCGTAAAAATAGTGAAATATTTGGCAAAAAAAGGAGCAAATATTCATGCCACCACATCTGGAAATCATTTAAATGCTTTGCATTTAGCCGCTAATGGGGGACGAGAGAAGATGATTCCTGTTTTGGTAGATTTAGGATTGGATATTAACTCCAGAAATGGCGATCCTGATTACGGAGGAACGGTATTGTGGCATGCCATAAACGCAGGCGATTTGGCAACAGTAAAAGCCGTAGTTGAAGCTGGAGCAGACATAAACTTATGTCTTTTAGATGGGAATAGTCCCTTAGATTGGGCAGAGGCGTATGCCAATCCGAAAGCCAAAGAAGCCCTTTGGTTAGTTCCCTATCGCGACCAGCAAGCTATTGCCGAATATATGAAGTCGATAGGCGCCAGGCACGGTAAAAATGAGTTTAAAGGCATGTTGTATTTCGATAAAAGTAAAAACAGTAAGTAA
- a CDS encoding DUF3592 domain-containing protein has protein sequence MKKKPIKIVSYVFAGVGIILLLFALNGTWNNISFLKDSVETSGSVVDMEAKESTNSDGDYQTYYYPVVEYSDMNGGQHILHSSTGSGQPAYEIGEGIKVLYLPENPSEGKIATFGYIWGGMLVLWILAIVFIGVALLIDFFSKRDQRKQKRAERYSTTLDTEVTEVLYNTSISVNGRSPFQICSQWHDEQSNKIYLFKSKNFWFDPSKFVQKSIKVKVDPRNYKKYWMDTSFIPEMAD, from the coding sequence ATGAAAAAGAAACCGATTAAAATAGTAAGCTATGTATTTGCTGGAGTAGGTATCATTCTGTTACTATTTGCATTAAATGGAACATGGAATAATATTTCCTTTCTGAAAGATAGTGTTGAAACCTCAGGTTCTGTAGTGGATATGGAAGCTAAAGAAAGCACAAATTCCGATGGTGATTATCAAACCTATTACTATCCGGTTGTAGAATATTCCGATATGAATGGCGGACAACATATTTTACATTCAAGCACTGGCTCTGGTCAGCCAGCCTACGAAATAGGTGAAGGTATTAAAGTTCTTTATCTACCCGAAAATCCTTCAGAAGGTAAAATAGCTACGTTTGGATATATTTGGGGAGGAATGTTGGTTCTTTGGATTTTAGCCATTGTATTTATAGGTGTGGCTTTATTAATTGATTTCTTTTCAAAAAGAGATCAGCGGAAACAAAAAAGAGCAGAGCGATACAGTACAACTCTAGATACAGAAGTGACAGAGGTGTTATACAATACTAGCATCAGTGTTAATGGTAGATCTCCATTTCAAATATGTTCACAATGGCATGATGAGCAAAGCAATAAAATTTACCTATTCAAAAGTAAAAATTTCTGGTTCGACCCAAGCAAATTTGTACAGAAAAGCATAAAAGTGAAAGTTGATCCTAGGAACTACAAAAAATATTGGATGGATACTTCTTTTATTCCAGAAATGGCAGATTAG
- the tssD gene encoding type VI secretion system tube protein TssD, producing the protein MSIKGKMYVDDLVYNIRRLDFGFDQKTNTNGTASSQPLGGLFNIEVESPKNTHLYAWGASKFDMKYVKLVFTPVTLATKSRTIELYDTLCIAHHDYFHSEGKDPMVSVLRLSPAIIVQDGQTLVEKNWKVSDLNSQNTEASTLPVASEPKLINYFITDVSGNELEEYNTGDTIILQIETENRIGDAVTISLEDKTHDFKYNGKILENDTIQNYTINSNLEQIELEVTDQQN; encoded by the coding sequence ATGAGTATAAAAGGAAAAATGTATGTAGACGATCTAGTTTACAACATACGAAGATTAGACTTTGGTTTCGATCAAAAAACAAATACAAATGGTACTGCTTCCTCTCAACCTTTAGGAGGATTATTCAATATAGAAGTAGAAAGTCCCAAGAATACCCATTTGTATGCATGGGGAGCCAGCAAGTTCGATATGAAGTACGTTAAGTTGGTATTCACTCCGGTAACCCTTGCCACCAAAAGTCGCACCATCGAGTTGTACGACACCCTTTGCATTGCACACCACGACTATTTTCACAGCGAAGGCAAAGATCCAATGGTTAGCGTACTTCGACTCTCACCAGCTATCATCGTTCAAGATGGCCAGACCCTGGTCGAAAAAAACTGGAAAGTGAGTGATTTGAATTCTCAGAATACAGAGGCTTCTACTTTGCCTGTTGCTAGTGAGCCAAAGCTGATAAATTATTTTATTACTGATGTGTCAGGTAATGAACTTGAAGAATACAATACTGGAGATACAATCATTTTACAAATTGAAACAGAAAATAGAATTGGTGATGCAGTAACTATTTCTTTAGAAGATAAAACACATGATTTTAAGTATAATGGAAAGATTTTAGAAAATGATACCATTCAAAATTATACGATCAATAGTAATTTGGAGCAAATTGAACTTGAGGTAACCGATCAACAAAATTAA